In Asanoa sp. WMMD1127, one genomic interval encodes:
- a CDS encoding A/G-specific adenine glycosylase has protein sequence MPEETIAAAAIRWFDANARDLPWRHPDTAAWAVLVSEVMLQQTPVSRVLPAYEAWLARWPTPAALAADEPGEAIRMWGRLGYPRRALRLHECATAITQRHAGVVPDDLDALLALPGVGAYTARAVAAFAYGQRQPVVDTNVRRFVARAVAGAADAGPTTRPADLVATEALLPDEPAAAARASAAFMEIGAVVCVARTPRCAVCPVVDRCAWRAAGRPALDGPSRRPQTYAGTDRQVRGLLLAVLREAAEPVPRARLDVVWSEPTQRDRALRGLIDDGLVDPLPGELFALPSGR, from the coding sequence ATGCCCGAAGAGACCATCGCCGCCGCGGCGATCCGCTGGTTCGACGCCAACGCCCGGGACCTGCCGTGGCGGCACCCGGACACCGCTGCCTGGGCCGTCCTGGTCAGCGAGGTCATGCTCCAGCAGACGCCGGTGAGCCGGGTCCTCCCGGCCTACGAGGCGTGGCTGGCCCGCTGGCCCACCCCGGCCGCGCTGGCCGCCGACGAGCCCGGCGAGGCGATCCGGATGTGGGGCCGGCTGGGCTACCCGCGCCGGGCGCTGCGCCTCCACGAGTGCGCCACGGCGATCACGCAACGGCACGCCGGCGTGGTTCCCGACGACCTCGACGCGCTGCTCGCGCTGCCAGGGGTCGGCGCCTACACGGCGCGGGCGGTGGCCGCCTTCGCCTACGGGCAGCGCCAGCCGGTCGTCGACACCAACGTGCGCCGGTTCGTGGCCCGCGCCGTGGCGGGCGCCGCGGACGCCGGACCAACCACCCGCCCGGCCGACCTCGTCGCGACCGAGGCGCTGCTGCCGGACGAGCCGGCCGCGGCGGCCCGGGCCAGCGCCGCGTTCATGGAGATCGGCGCGGTGGTCTGCGTCGCCCGCACGCCGCGCTGTGCGGTCTGCCCGGTCGTCGACCGGTGCGCCTGGCGCGCGGCCGGCCGTCCCGCGCTCGATGGCCCCAGCCGCCGCCCACAGACCTACGCCGGCACCGATCGCCAGGTCCGCGGCCTGCTGCTGGCCGTGCTCCGGGAAGCCGCCGAACCGGTGCCGCGGGCCCGGCTGGACGTGGTCTGGTCGGAGCCGACCCAGCGGGACCGCGCCCTACGCGGGCTGATCGACGACGGCCTGGTCGACCCGCTCCCCGGCGAGCTGTTCGCACTGCCCAGCGGCAGATAG
- a CDS encoding ACT domain-containing protein, translating into MEELAITVIGRDRPGIVADVAGVLADLGANLTDSTMTRLRGHFAMTLVCTGPPAADVEAALDPLAASGRLLATVRSVGPEETTAPTGEPYVLSVHGADRLGIVAAVTRVVADAGGNITDLTTRLAGPLYVLVAEVELPPGTAATTEQRLTEAAAGLGVDVVLRRAESDVL; encoded by the coding sequence GTGGAGGAGCTTGCGATCACCGTGATCGGCCGCGACCGGCCCGGCATCGTGGCCGACGTCGCCGGCGTGCTCGCCGACCTCGGCGCCAACCTGACCGACTCGACGATGACCCGGCTGCGCGGGCACTTCGCGATGACGCTGGTCTGCACCGGGCCGCCCGCCGCCGACGTCGAGGCCGCGCTGGACCCGCTGGCGGCGAGCGGTCGGCTGCTGGCCACCGTGCGGTCGGTCGGTCCGGAGGAGACCACGGCCCCGACCGGTGAGCCCTATGTGCTCAGCGTGCACGGCGCCGACCGGCTCGGCATCGTCGCCGCCGTCACCCGGGTGGTCGCCGACGCCGGCGGCAATATCACCGACCTGACAACCCGGCTCGCCGGGCCACTCTACGTGCTGGTCGCCGAGGTCGAGCTGCCGCCGGGCACCGCCGCGACGACCGAGCAACGGCTCACGGAGGCGGCCGCCGGGCTCGGTGTCGACGTCGTGCTGCGCCGCGCCGAGTCCGATGTCCTGTGA
- a CDS encoding peptide deformylase yields MSCDAEVSLDGWLTDVAPGTVRPVVSAPDPVLAQEGAEVDPTDPAVVRLAADLIATMRVSPGCVGLAAPQVGESARVFAVDVTGHPKAVTVHGTFVLCNATVVSATRWRPGREGCMSVPDLTGDVKRASRVVVEGVLPGTGEPVRLTADGFEARALQHEIDHCAGLLFLDRVAGAHALYQRKVYL; encoded by the coding sequence ATGTCCTGTGACGCCGAGGTGAGCCTCGACGGGTGGCTCACCGACGTCGCTCCCGGCACCGTCCGGCCCGTGGTCAGCGCGCCCGACCCGGTGCTGGCCCAGGAAGGCGCCGAGGTCGACCCGACCGACCCGGCCGTCGTCCGGCTCGCCGCCGACCTGATCGCCACGATGCGCGTCTCGCCCGGCTGCGTGGGTCTCGCCGCGCCCCAGGTCGGCGAGTCGGCGCGGGTCTTCGCGGTCGACGTCACCGGCCACCCGAAGGCCGTCACGGTGCACGGCACCTTCGTGCTCTGCAACGCCACCGTGGTCTCGGCGACCCGCTGGCGTCCGGGCCGCGAAGGCTGCATGTCGGTGCCCGACCTGACCGGCGACGTGAAGCGGGCCAGCCGGGTGGTCGTCGAGGGCGTGCTGCCCGGCACCGGAGAGCCGGTGCGGTTGACCGCGGACGGCTTCGAGGCCCGGGCGCTGCAACACGAGATCGACCACTGTGCCGGGTTGCTGTTCCTCGACCGGGTGGCCGGCGCGCACGCGCTGTATCAGCGCAAGGTCTATCTGTAA
- the disA gene encoding DNA integrity scanning diadenylate cyclase DisA: protein MPFDRDPNKTPGASLPGRAGVAGAPQQRVVGSAPSGPAPNTSSAAGDPLRANLALMAPGTALRDGLERILRGRTGALIVLGYDSVVEEICTGGFPLDVEFSATRLRELCKMDGAVVLSSDGTRIVRAAVHLMPDPSIHSEESGTRHRTAERVAKQTGYPVISVSQSMRIIGLYVSGHRHVLDDSAAILSRANQALATLERYKMRLDEVSGTLSALEIEDLVTVRDAVAVVQRLEMVRRIADEISGYVVELGTDGRLLALQLDELMAGVDADRTLVIRDYLPVGRRARTLDEALVELDLLSATELIDLVAVAKAIGYPGASDALDAAVSPRGFRLLAKVPRLPGTVVDRLVDHFGSLQRLLGATVEDLQAVDGVGDARARGVREGLSRLAEASILERYV, encoded by the coding sequence GTGCCGTTCGACCGCGACCCCAACAAGACCCCTGGCGCGAGCCTGCCGGGCCGCGCTGGTGTCGCCGGTGCACCCCAGCAGCGGGTCGTCGGGTCCGCGCCGTCGGGCCCGGCGCCAAACACCAGCAGCGCCGCGGGTGACCCGCTGCGCGCCAACCTGGCGCTGATGGCGCCCGGCACCGCGTTGCGCGACGGCCTGGAGCGCATCCTGCGGGGCCGCACGGGCGCCCTGATCGTGCTCGGCTACGACAGCGTCGTCGAGGAGATCTGCACCGGCGGCTTCCCGCTCGACGTCGAGTTCTCGGCGACCCGGCTGCGCGAGCTGTGCAAGATGGACGGCGCGGTGGTGCTCTCCAGCGACGGCACCCGCATCGTGCGGGCCGCGGTCCACCTGATGCCCGACCCGTCGATCCACTCGGAAGAGTCCGGCACCCGGCACCGCACGGCCGAGCGGGTGGCCAAGCAGACCGGCTACCCGGTCATCTCGGTCAGCCAGTCGATGCGCATCATCGGCCTCTACGTGAGCGGCCACCGCCACGTCCTCGACGACTCGGCCGCCATCCTGTCCCGCGCCAACCAGGCGCTGGCCACCCTCGAGCGCTACAAGATGCGCCTCGACGAGGTCTCCGGCACGCTCTCCGCGCTCGAGATCGAAGACCTGGTCACGGTCCGCGACGCGGTGGCCGTGGTGCAGCGCCTCGAGATGGTCCGCCGCATCGCCGACGAGATCTCCGGCTACGTCGTCGAGCTTGGCACCGACGGCCGCCTGCTGGCCCTGCAGCTAGACGAGCTGATGGCCGGCGTCGACGCCGACCGCACCCTGGTCATCCGCGACTACCTGCCGGTCGGCCGTCGCGCCCGCACCCTCGACGAGGCCCTGGTCGAGCTCGACCTGCTGTCGGCGACCGAGCTGATCGACCTGGTCGCGGTGGCCAAGGCGATCGGCTACCCGGGCGCCTCCGACGCGCTGGACGCCGCCGTGAGCCCGCGCGGCTTCCGCCTGCTGGCCAAGGTCCCCCGGCTGCCCGGCACGGTCGTCGACCGCCTGGTCGACCACTTCGGGAGCCTGCAGCGCCTGCTCGGCGCCACGGTCGAAGACCTGCAGGCGGTCGACGGCGTGGGCGACGCCCGGGCCCGCGGCGTCCGCGAAGGCCTGTCGCGCCTGGCCGAAGCGTCCATTCTGGAGCGCTACGTCTGA
- the radA gene encoding DNA repair protein RadA yields MSTRSAARPAYVCDACGHQPPKWLGRCPECGEWGSVVESTTGPAVAGKVVATRMPSEPARPIATISAAPARARPTGVSELDRVLGGGLVPGAVVLLAGEPGVGKSTLLLDVAQRWAAAGDTPSLVISGEESVSQVRLRAERIGALDERLFLAAESDLSAVLGHLDAVKPGLLVLDSVQTISSPGEGVPGGVTQVRAVTAALVAVAKERGIATVLVGHVTKDGQVAGPRVLEHLVDVVLHFEGDKHSALRLVRGMKNRFGAADEVGCFEMHEAGIASLADPSGMFLTRYAEAVPGTCVTVAMEGRRALVTEVQALIGAAVPGSPRRTVSGIDSARLAMVLAVLQTRTKQLTLHDREVFAATVGGIRVTEPAADLAMALAVASGGLNLAVSPRLAAIGEVGLTGEVRRVGAVPRRLAEAARLGFRYALVPPDCGPAKTGVATPGLTVQEVPDLAAALQWAARFSAE; encoded by the coding sequence GTGAGTACGCGATCCGCCGCTCGGCCGGCCTACGTTTGCGACGCCTGCGGTCACCAGCCGCCGAAGTGGCTCGGGCGCTGCCCCGAGTGCGGCGAGTGGGGCTCCGTCGTCGAGAGCACCACCGGCCCGGCCGTGGCCGGCAAGGTGGTCGCCACCCGCATGCCGTCCGAGCCGGCCCGACCGATCGCGACGATCAGCGCGGCCCCGGCCCGGGCCCGGCCCACCGGTGTCAGCGAGCTCGACCGGGTCCTGGGCGGCGGTCTCGTGCCGGGCGCGGTGGTCCTGCTCGCGGGTGAGCCCGGTGTCGGCAAGTCGACTCTGCTGCTCGACGTCGCCCAGCGCTGGGCGGCCGCCGGCGACACGCCGTCGCTGGTGATCAGCGGTGAAGAGTCCGTCAGCCAGGTGCGCCTGCGCGCCGAGCGCATCGGCGCCCTCGACGAGCGGCTCTTCCTCGCCGCCGAGAGCGACCTGTCGGCCGTGCTGGGCCACCTCGACGCGGTCAAGCCCGGCCTGCTCGTCCTCGACTCGGTGCAGACCATCTCCTCCCCCGGCGAAGGCGTCCCGGGCGGCGTGACCCAGGTCCGCGCGGTGACGGCGGCGCTGGTCGCGGTGGCCAAGGAGCGTGGCATCGCCACCGTGCTGGTCGGCCACGTCACCAAGGACGGGCAGGTGGCCGGGCCGCGGGTGCTCGAGCACCTGGTCGACGTCGTGCTGCACTTCGAGGGCGACAAGCACTCGGCGCTGCGCCTGGTGCGGGGCATGAAGAACCGGTTCGGCGCGGCCGACGAGGTGGGCTGCTTCGAGATGCACGAGGCGGGCATCGCCAGCCTGGCCGACCCGTCCGGCATGTTCCTGACCCGCTACGCCGAGGCGGTGCCGGGCACCTGCGTGACCGTCGCCATGGAGGGCCGCCGCGCCCTGGTGACCGAGGTGCAGGCGCTGATCGGGGCCGCGGTCCCGGGTTCGCCCCGGCGCACCGTCTCCGGCATCGACAGCGCCCGGCTCGCGATGGTGCTCGCCGTCCTGCAGACCCGCACCAAGCAGCTCACCCTGCACGACCGCGAGGTGTTCGCGGCCACGGTCGGCGGCATCCGGGTCACCGAGCCGGCGGCCGACCTGGCGATGGCGCTCGCGGTCGCGTCCGGCGGTCTCAATCTGGCCGTCTCGCCCCGGCTCGCGGCGATCGGCGAGGTCGGCCTGACCGGCGAGGTCCGTCGCGTCGGGGCGGTGCCGCGGCGGCTGGCCGAGGCGGCCCGGCTCGGCTTCCGCTACGCGCTGGTGCCGCCCGACTGCGGTCCCGCCAAGACTGGGGTCGCCACGCCCGGCCTGACGGTGCAGGAGGTTCCTGACCTGGCCGCGGCGTTGCAGTGGGCGGCTCGGTTCTCGGCCGAATGA
- a CDS encoding UbiA family prenyltransferase encodes MSWPIRALVRASHPEPAVAVTTVTALLAWGVGHDAAGIARTAGAIFASQLAIGWVNDWLDAGRDRAVGRTDKPVATGAVDRTLVGRCGLVASVACVLVALTTGFPAALLMIAALVSALLYDWPLKLTPLSVLPYAVSFGLLPAFVVVALPGAPAPPAWLVLAGALLGAGAHFANALPDLNDDSRTGVRGLPQRLGPGGSRIAAAVLLFGATVALVAGPAGPPSWAGVAAIVAAVVVLPLGWYAGRAAAARGGRPVAMFRAVMAVAVIDVVLLVASGRVV; translated from the coding sequence ATGTCATGGCCGATCCGGGCGCTCGTCCGCGCGTCCCATCCGGAGCCCGCCGTCGCGGTCACGACCGTCACCGCGTTGCTCGCGTGGGGTGTCGGGCACGACGCCGCCGGCATCGCCCGGACCGCCGGCGCGATCTTCGCCAGCCAGCTCGCGATCGGCTGGGTCAACGACTGGCTCGACGCCGGCCGCGACCGCGCGGTGGGCCGCACCGACAAGCCGGTCGCCACCGGCGCCGTCGACCGCACGCTGGTCGGCCGGTGCGGGCTCGTCGCGTCAGTCGCGTGCGTGCTGGTCGCGCTCACCACCGGCTTCCCGGCCGCGCTGCTGATGATCGCCGCGCTGGTCTCGGCCCTCCTCTACGACTGGCCGCTCAAGCTGACGCCGCTGTCCGTGCTGCCGTACGCCGTGTCGTTCGGGCTGCTGCCGGCATTCGTGGTGGTCGCCCTGCCCGGCGCACCGGCCCCGCCCGCCTGGCTCGTGCTGGCCGGGGCCCTGCTCGGCGCGGGCGCCCATTTCGCCAACGCGCTGCCCGATCTCAACGACGACAGCCGGACCGGCGTACGCGGCCTGCCGCAACGCCTCGGCCCCGGCGGATCGCGGATCGCGGCCGCCGTGCTGTTGTTCGGCGCGACCGTCGCGCTGGTCGCCGGTCCGGCCGGGCCGCCGTCGTGGGCCGGCGTCGCGGCCATCGTCGCGGCCGTCGTGGTGCTGCCCCTCGGCTGGTACGCGGGCCGGGCGGCGGCCGCCCGCGGTGGCCGGCCCGTGGCGATGTTCCGAGCGGTGATGGCGGTGGCCGTCATCGACGTCGTTCTGCTGGTGGCGAGCGGTCGCGTGGTGTGA
- a CDS encoding methyltransferase domain-containing protein, giving the protein MRPRNDPRQYDDLAGEWWRPDGPFAMLHWLAEARAELVPPAPSPGALLVDVGCGAGLLAPHLKDRGYHHVGVDLVPSALEQAASHGVTPVNGDAAAIPLATGSADVVVAGEILEHVPDLAATVAELCRVLRPGGLLVLDTLNDTAVCRVLAVHIAERMPRAPRGIHDPGLFVDPVRLTRLCAGHGVRLSVRGIRPSVPAVAGWLAGRRPRPGRRRIVPVASTAVLYQGRGVKTANAGGGKG; this is encoded by the coding sequence ATGCGGCCACGGAACGACCCGCGCCAGTACGACGACCTGGCTGGCGAGTGGTGGCGTCCGGACGGTCCTTTCGCGATGCTGCACTGGCTCGCCGAGGCGCGCGCGGAACTCGTCCCCCCGGCTCCGTCGCCGGGTGCCCTGTTGGTCGACGTCGGCTGCGGCGCCGGGCTGCTCGCGCCGCACCTGAAGGACCGTGGCTACCACCATGTCGGCGTCGACCTCGTGCCCTCGGCGCTCGAGCAGGCCGCCAGCCACGGGGTGACGCCGGTCAACGGTGACGCGGCGGCGATCCCGCTGGCCACGGGCAGCGCGGACGTGGTCGTCGCCGGCGAGATCCTCGAGCACGTCCCCGACCTGGCCGCCACCGTCGCGGAGCTGTGCCGGGTCTTGCGCCCGGGCGGGTTGCTGGTGCTCGACACGCTCAACGACACGGCGGTGTGCCGGGTCCTGGCCGTGCACATAGCCGAGCGCATGCCACGCGCGCCGCGGGGTATCCACGATCCCGGCCTGTTCGTCGACCCGGTCCGGCTCACCCGGCTGTGCGCGGGGCACGGCGTGCGCCTGTCCGTGCGCGGCATCCGGCCGTCGGTGCCGGCGGTGGCCGGCTGGTTGGCCGGTCGCCGTCCGCGGCCGGGCCGGCGGCGGATCGTGCCCGTCGCCAGCACCGCCGTGCTCTACCAGGGCCGCGGCGTGAAGACAGCGAACGCTGGAGGGGGCAAGGGGTGA
- a CDS encoding acyl-CoA dehydrogenase family protein produces MNALEAARRVAPRMAARAGDYDRAGDFPVDDFADLRAAGLFGLMVPTSLGGAGASFAEYTAVAYELARGNGASALVFNMHASVTGALGAVTAELAESLGLPDSALAARDRLLADAAAGSWYGVAMSERGAGSRLSQLATTYEPVEGGYHLKGAKTFCSGAGHADAYLVAARSIGDQSVVSQFLVPADSPGLQVEQTWDSLGMRATSSHDLHLDVTVPADRLLGGMEGLALVVAQLMPHWLIASYAAVYVGVAQASIDAAVEHLRARKLTHLPAVRARVGRADAAVAAARLVVAEAGRRVDEEPGEAETNRWVWRAKLLAGTTAAEVAASMLEAAGTSATRRGHPLERLYRDARCGSLHPATSDVCADWLGIAALGGDPDHDGSAPRW; encoded by the coding sequence GTGAACGCGCTGGAAGCGGCGCGCCGGGTCGCGCCACGCATGGCGGCCCGTGCGGGCGACTACGACCGGGCGGGTGACTTTCCCGTCGACGACTTCGCCGACCTGCGCGCGGCTGGCCTCTTCGGGCTCATGGTGCCGACCTCGCTCGGCGGCGCGGGCGCGAGCTTCGCCGAATACACGGCGGTGGCCTACGAGCTCGCCCGCGGCAACGGCGCCTCGGCGCTCGTGTTCAACATGCACGCGTCGGTCACCGGCGCGCTCGGCGCGGTGACGGCGGAGCTGGCCGAGTCGCTCGGCCTGCCGGACAGCGCCCTGGCCGCCCGCGACCGGCTGCTCGCCGACGCGGCCGCCGGCTCCTGGTACGGCGTGGCGATGAGCGAGCGGGGCGCCGGCTCCCGGCTGTCCCAGCTGGCCACCACCTACGAGCCGGTCGAGGGCGGCTACCACCTCAAGGGCGCCAAGACGTTCTGCTCGGGGGCCGGGCACGCCGACGCCTATCTCGTCGCCGCCCGCAGCATCGGCGACCAATCGGTGGTCTCGCAGTTCCTGGTGCCTGCCGACAGCCCGGGCCTGCAGGTCGAGCAGACCTGGGACTCGCTCGGCATGCGGGCCACCTCCTCGCACGACCTGCACCTCGACGTGACCGTGCCGGCCGACCGGCTGCTCGGCGGCATGGAGGGTCTGGCCCTGGTGGTCGCCCAGCTCATGCCGCACTGGCTGATCGCCAGCTACGCCGCCGTCTATGTCGGAGTCGCGCAGGCCTCGATCGACGCCGCGGTCGAGCACCTCAGGGCCCGCAAGCTCACCCACCTCCCGGCGGTACGCGCCCGGGTGGGCCGGGCCGACGCGGCGGTGGCCGCGGCCCGGCTGGTCGTCGCCGAGGCCGGCCGCCGGGTCGACGAGGAGCCCGGCGAGGCGGAGACCAACCGCTGGGTCTGGCGGGCAAAGCTGCTGGCCGGCACGACCGCGGCCGAGGTGGCGGCGTCGATGCTGGAGGCGGCCGGCACCTCCGCCACCCGCCGCGGCCATCCGCTGGAGCGCCTCTACCGCGACGCCCGCTGCGGCTCGCTGCACCCGGCCACCTCGGACGTCTGCGCCGACTGGCTCGGCATAGCGGCCCTGGGCGGCGACCCGGACCACGACGGATCGGCACCTCGGTGGTGA
- a CDS encoding type III polyketide synthase: MVSGRPTVAGIGLALPPAAKQTDLWTEYFQHHFPASARSLAERIFNNAGVVTRQASVSPLLEDVSDWPTEKRMQRYLVEALPLGKEAVTRALTDADLSINDIGLFAVCSCTGYVTPGLDILLSRDLGMAPDTQRLFVGHMGCYAALPGLGAVGDYVTARGRAALLLCAELTSLHIQPSVTRFDTQQIVAHALFSDAAAAVVVLPGGPGYALAEVASVTDTATADHMTWDVTDLGFRMGLSPKVPQVLALHVRTLVDDLLARHGLRRSDVDGWAVHPGGPRILNVVERELELRPEQMAASRETLAENGNCSSPTVLLIVERLRRRPTPPERIVTLAFGPGLTLYASLLTRSA; this comes from the coding sequence GTGGTGAGCGGCCGGCCGACGGTCGCTGGGATCGGGTTGGCCTTGCCGCCCGCGGCGAAGCAGACGGACCTGTGGACCGAGTACTTCCAGCACCACTTCCCGGCCTCGGCGCGGTCGTTGGCGGAGCGGATCTTCAACAACGCCGGCGTGGTGACCCGGCAGGCCTCGGTCAGCCCGCTGCTCGAGGACGTCTCGGACTGGCCGACCGAGAAGCGCATGCAGCGTTATCTCGTCGAGGCGCTGCCGCTGGGCAAGGAGGCGGTGACGCGGGCGCTGACCGACGCCGACCTGTCGATCAACGACATCGGGCTGTTCGCGGTCTGCTCGTGCACCGGCTACGTCACCCCGGGCCTGGACATCCTGCTCAGCCGCGACCTCGGCATGGCGCCGGACACACAGCGGCTCTTCGTCGGCCACATGGGCTGCTATGCGGCGCTACCGGGTCTGGGCGCCGTCGGCGACTACGTGACCGCCCGCGGCCGGGCGGCGCTGCTGCTCTGCGCCGAGCTGACCAGCCTGCACATCCAGCCGTCGGTGACCCGCTTCGACACCCAGCAGATCGTGGCGCACGCGCTCTTCTCCGACGCGGCGGCCGCCGTCGTGGTGCTGCCCGGCGGCCCTGGCTATGCGCTGGCCGAGGTCGCCTCGGTCACCGACACCGCCACCGCCGACCACATGACCTGGGACGTCACCGACCTCGGCTTCCGGATGGGCCTCTCGCCCAAGGTGCCGCAGGTGCTGGCACTGCACGTGCGGACGCTGGTCGACGACCTGCTCGCCCGGCACGGCCTGCGCCGCTCCGACGTCGACGGCTGGGCGGTGCACCCGGGCGGCCCGCGGATCCTCAACGTGGTCGAGCGCGAGCTGGAACTGCGCCCGGAACAAATGGCCGCGTCGCGGGAGACGCTGGCCGAGAACGGCAACTGCTCGTCGCCGACCGTGCTGCTGATCGTCGAGCGGCTCCGCCGCCGGCCCACCCCGCCGGAGCGGATCGTCACGCTCGCGTTCGGCCCGGGCCTGACTCTCTACGCCTC